The Actinocatenispora sera genome has a window encoding:
- a CDS encoding type Z 30S ribosomal protein S14, protein MAKKALVIKAARKPKFSARAYTRCQRCGRPRAVYRKFGLCRVCIREMAHRGELPGVSKASW, encoded by the coding sequence ATGGCCAAGAAGGCGCTAGTCATCAAGGCGGCGCGGAAGCCGAAGTTCTCCGCGCGTGCGTACACTCGCTGCCAGCGTTGCGGTCGCCCGCGGGCGGTCTACCGCAAGTTCGGGCTGTGCCGGGTGTGCATCCGTGAGATGGCGCACCGCGGCGAGCTTCCCGGTGTGTCCAAGGCGTCCTGGTAA
- the rpsH gene encoding 30S ribosomal protein S8 has translation MTMTDPIADMLTRLRNGNQAYHDVVAMPYSKIKANIAEVLKQEGYVTGWSVEEPAEGTVGKKLSVELKFGQNRERSLAGIRRVSKPGLRVYAKADELPRVLGGLGVAIISTSQGLLTDRQARKRGVGGEVLAYVW, from the coding sequence ATGACGATGACCGATCCGATCGCAGACATGTTGACCCGTCTGCGTAACGGCAACCAGGCATACCACGATGTCGTGGCGATGCCCTACTCGAAGATCAAGGCGAACATCGCCGAGGTCCTCAAGCAGGAGGGCTACGTCACGGGCTGGTCCGTCGAGGAACCGGCCGAGGGTACCGTCGGCAAGAAGCTGAGCGTCGAGCTGAAGTTCGGCCAGAACCGGGAGCGCAGCCTCGCCGGTATCCGTCGGGTCTCCAAGCCGGGCCTGCGGGTGTATGCGAAGGCAGACGAGCTGCCCCGGGTGCTCGGCGGTCTGGGCGTCGCGATCATCTCGACGTCGCAGGGGCTGCTGACCGACAGGCAGGCTCGCAAGCGCGGCGTGGGCGGGGAAGTCCTCGCCTACGTCTGGTAA
- the rplF gene encoding 50S ribosomal protein L6: protein MSRIGRKPIPVPAGVDVKIDGATVAVKGPKGELSHTLAEPITARLEDGTIYVERPNDERRSRALHGLSRTLVNNLVVGVTSGYEKVLEIQGTGYRVQAKGQDLEFALGFSHPVVVPAPAGITFSVQKPTQLTVSGIDKQQVGEIAANIRKIRPPEPYKGKGVRYQGENVRRKAGKAGK from the coding sequence ATGTCTCGGATTGGACGTAAGCCGATCCCGGTCCCGGCCGGCGTGGACGTCAAGATCGACGGTGCCACGGTCGCGGTCAAGGGCCCGAAGGGCGAGCTGTCGCACACGCTCGCCGAACCGATCACCGCACGCCTCGAGGACGGCACCATCTACGTGGAGCGGCCGAACGACGAGCGTCGTTCGCGCGCCCTGCACGGGCTGTCCCGGACGCTGGTGAACAACCTGGTCGTCGGCGTGACGAGCGGGTACGAGAAGGTGCTGGAGATCCAGGGCACCGGTTACCGTGTCCAGGCCAAGGGCCAGGACCTGGAGTTCGCGCTCGGGTTCTCGCACCCGGTCGTGGTCCCGGCGCCGGCCGGCATCACGTTCAGCGTGCAGAAGCCGACCCAGCTGACGGTCTCGGGCATCGACAAGCAGCAGGTCGGTGAGATCGCGGCGAACATCCGCAAGATCCGGCCGCCGGAGCCGTACAAGGGCAAGGGTGTGCGGTACCAGGGCGAGAACGTTCGCCGCAAGGCTGGAAAGGCGGGTAAGTAA
- the rplR gene encoding 50S ribosomal protein L18, with protein sequence MAATLANRNSAKGGAAARRISRNRRHFRVRKRVTGTEARPRLVVTRSLRHIYAQVIDDTRGHTLVAASTLDGTLRGADGDKKDQARKVGELLAERAKGAGVTKVVFDRGGNAYHGRVAALADAARSGGLEF encoded by the coding sequence ATGGCTGCCACACTGGCCAACCGCAACTCGGCGAAGGGTGGTGCGGCGGCGCGCCGGATTTCCCGGAACCGTCGGCACTTCCGGGTGCGCAAGCGGGTCACCGGTACCGAGGCGCGTCCTCGGCTGGTCGTGACCCGTTCGCTGCGGCACATCTACGCGCAGGTCATCGACGACACCAGGGGCCACACGCTGGTCGCGGCGTCGACGCTCGATGGCACCCTGCGCGGCGCCGACGGCGACAAGAAGGACCAGGCCCGCAAGGTCGGCGAGCTGCTCGCCGAGCGGGCGAAGGGCGCGGGTGTGACCAAGGTGGTCTTCGACCGGGGCGGCAACGCCTACCACGGTCGGGTTGCCGCGCTTGCCGACGCCGCTCGGTCCGGTGGCTTGGAGTTCTAG
- the rpsE gene encoding 30S ribosomal protein S5 yields MAGPQRRGGSGDNRRDRRDGGRGGAAAEKTPHLERLVKINRVAKVVRGGRRFSFTALVVVGDGDGTVGVGYGKAKEVPAAIAKGVEEAKKHFFKVPRIGATITHPVIGEDAAGVVMLKPASAGTGVIAGGPVRAVLECAGIHDVLSKSLGSSNPINIVHATVAALKSLESPEQVAARRGLPLEDVAPTAMLRTRAGLAS; encoded by the coding sequence ATGGCAGGTCCGCAGCGCCGTGGCGGATCCGGCGATAACCGCCGGGATCGCCGGGATGGCGGCCGTGGCGGCGCGGCCGCGGAGAAGACACCGCACCTCGAGCGGCTCGTCAAGATCAACCGCGTCGCGAAGGTCGTGCGAGGTGGCCGACGCTTCAGCTTCACCGCGCTGGTCGTGGTGGGTGACGGCGACGGTACCGTTGGTGTCGGATACGGAAAGGCCAAGGAGGTGCCCGCGGCGATCGCCAAGGGCGTCGAGGAGGCCAAGAAGCACTTCTTCAAGGTGCCGCGCATCGGTGCGACGATCACCCACCCGGTGATCGGCGAGGATGCGGCCGGCGTCGTGATGCTCAAGCCGGCCAGCGCCGGTACCGGTGTCATCGCGGGCGGCCCGGTGCGTGCCGTGCTGGAGTGCGCCGGTATCCACGACGTGCTGTCCAAGAGCCTCGGCTCGTCCAACCCGATCAACATCGTGCACGCCACCGTGGCAGCCCTGAAGAGCCTGGAGTCTCCGGAGCAGGTGGCCGCGCGCCGTGGCCTGCCGCTGGAGGACGTGGCTCCGACCGCGATGCTGCGGACCCGTGCGGGCCTGGCGAGCTGA
- the rpmD gene encoding 50S ribosomal protein L30 — MARLKVTQVRSVIGSKQNQRETLRSLGLKRINDVVVKEDRPEIRGMVRTVTHLVQVEEVE, encoded by the coding sequence ATGGCACGCCTGAAGGTCACCCAGGTCCGGTCCGTGATCGGGTCGAAGCAGAACCAGCGCGAGACGCTGCGCAGCCTCGGCCTGAAGCGGATCAACGACGTGGTGGTCAAGGAGGACCGTCCGGAGATCCGGGGCATGGTCCGTACCGTGACCCACCTCGTGCAGGTTGAGGAGGTGGAGTAG
- the rplO gene encoding 50S ribosomal protein L15, with product MALKVHHLRPAPGAKTAKARVGRGEGSKGKTAGRGTKGTKARKNVPAYFEGGQMPIHMRLPKLKGFKNRFKVTYQVVNLDRLAALFPNGGEIGPVELAKAGAVRAGEPVKVLGSGDLGGVKLQVAAHAFSGSAKEKITAAGGSVTEL from the coding sequence ATGGCGCTCAAGGTGCATCACCTGCGCCCGGCTCCGGGTGCGAAGACCGCCAAGGCGCGGGTCGGCCGCGGTGAGGGCTCGAAGGGCAAGACCGCCGGCCGCGGTACGAAGGGCACCAAGGCCCGGAAGAACGTGCCGGCGTACTTCGAGGGTGGGCAGATGCCCATCCACATGCGGCTGCCGAAGCTGAAGGGCTTCAAGAACCGGTTCAAGGTCACCTACCAGGTGGTCAACCTCGACCGGCTGGCCGCGCTGTTCCCGAACGGCGGCGAGATCGGCCCGGTCGAGCTGGCGAAGGCCGGCGCGGTGCGCGCCGGTGAGCCGGTGAAGGTGCTGGGTTCCGGCGATCTCGGTGGGGTCAAGCTCCAGGTTGCGGCGCACGCGTTCAGCGGCTCCGCCAAGGAGAAGATCACCGCCGCCGGTGGTTCGGTCACCGAGCTGTAA
- the secY gene encoding preprotein translocase subunit SecY: MGEGLDTHRRVGGQSAQEEQLLSAFVSAFRTPDLRKKLLFTVFILAIFRLGAALPSPGVSYTNVQTCIGIASKSGGTQDVFTLLNLFSGGALFQLSVFALGIMPYITASIILQLLTVVIPRLELLKKEGQSGQAKITQYTRYLTLGLAVLQAAGYIALAESGQLFGNQCPDPIIPTVGPLPHWLTLVMIVTTMTAGTGCIMWLGELITDRGVGNGMSVLIFTNIAARMPAEGWTILKKGTLTFAIVLGIGVVVIAAVVFIEQAQRRVPVQYAKRMIGRRMFGGTSTYIPLKVNQAGVIPVIFASSLLYLPQLVTQLAGSNSTNPVVVFINRYITQQDNWLHILFYFLLIIFFTYFYVAITFNPTEVADNMKKYGGFVPGIRPGRPTAEYLDYILSRITLPGSLYLGIISVLPNLFIGLVGGNVQNFPFGGTAVLIMVGVGLETVKQIESQLMQRNYEGFLR, translated from the coding sequence GTGGGCGAAGGTCTCGACACGCACCGCCGCGTCGGCGGTCAGTCTGCGCAGGAGGAACAGTTGCTCTCCGCCTTTGTCAGTGCGTTCAGAACGCCTGACCTGCGCAAGAAACTGCTGTTCACGGTCTTCATCCTGGCCATCTTCCGGCTCGGGGCCGCGTTGCCGAGCCCGGGCGTGTCGTACACGAACGTGCAGACCTGTATCGGCATCGCGTCGAAGTCCGGTGGCACGCAGGACGTCTTCACCCTGCTGAACCTCTTCTCCGGTGGCGCGCTGTTCCAGTTGAGTGTGTTCGCGCTGGGCATCATGCCCTACATCACCGCGAGCATCATCCTGCAGCTGCTCACCGTGGTGATTCCGCGGTTGGAGCTGCTGAAGAAGGAAGGCCAGTCCGGCCAGGCGAAGATCACCCAGTACACGCGGTACCTGACGCTCGGGCTCGCGGTGCTGCAGGCGGCCGGCTACATCGCGCTGGCCGAGTCGGGCCAGCTGTTCGGCAACCAGTGCCCGGACCCCATCATCCCGACCGTCGGCCCGCTGCCGCACTGGCTGACGCTGGTGATGATCGTGACCACGATGACCGCCGGCACCGGCTGCATCATGTGGCTGGGTGAGCTGATCACCGACCGCGGTGTCGGCAACGGCATGTCGGTGCTGATCTTCACCAACATCGCGGCCCGGATGCCCGCCGAAGGCTGGACGATCCTGAAGAAGGGCACGCTGACCTTCGCGATCGTGCTCGGTATCGGTGTCGTGGTGATCGCCGCGGTGGTCTTCATCGAACAGGCGCAACGCCGGGTCCCGGTGCAGTACGCGAAGCGCATGATCGGCCGCCGGATGTTCGGCGGCACCTCGACCTACATCCCGTTGAAGGTCAACCAGGCCGGCGTCATCCCGGTGATCTTCGCGTCGTCGCTGCTCTACCTGCCGCAGTTGGTCACCCAGCTGGCGGGGTCGAACAGCACGAACCCGGTGGTCGTGTTCATCAACCGCTACATCACCCAGCAGGACAACTGGCTCCACATCCTGTTCTACTTCCTGCTGATCATCTTCTTCACGTACTTCTACGTCGCGATCACGTTCAACCCCACCGAGGTCGCGGACAACATGAAGAAGTACGGCGGGTTCGTGCCCGGCATTCGGCCCGGCCGGCCGACCGCCGAGTACCTCGACTACATCCTGAGCCGGATCACCCTGCCCGGTTCGCTCTACCTGGGCATCATCTCCGTCCTGCCGAACCTGTTCATCGGCCTGGTCGGCGGTAACGTCCAGAACTTCCCCTTCGGTGGTACGGCCGTGCTGATCATGGTTGGCGTCGGCCTGGAGACTGTGAAGCAGATCGAGTCGCAGCTGATGCAGCGCAACTACGAAGGGTTCCTCCGGTAG
- a CDS encoding adenylate kinase, protein MRLVLVGPPGAGKGTQAEFIASHLSVPKISTGDILRANVAEGTELGREAKGYMDAGELVPDQVVINMVRDRLAEPDAEDGFLLDGFPRTVPQAQELDKMLADLGTGLDLVLELVVEEEEVIRRLSGRRTCRGCGKIWHVEFDPPAVAGVCDRCGAELFQRDDDKPETIAERLRVYARDTQPLVAYYGAQGKLVGLDAVGPVEDVTQRAYDALASYGG, encoded by the coding sequence ATGAGGTTGGTGCTGGTGGGTCCGCCCGGGGCGGGCAAGGGGACCCAGGCGGAGTTCATCGCCTCGCACCTGTCGGTGCCGAAGATCTCCACCGGTGACATCCTGCGGGCCAACGTCGCCGAGGGCACCGAGCTGGGGCGTGAGGCCAAGGGCTACATGGACGCCGGCGAGCTGGTTCCGGACCAGGTCGTGATCAACATGGTGCGCGACCGGCTGGCCGAGCCGGACGCCGAGGACGGCTTCCTGCTGGACGGCTTCCCGCGCACCGTGCCGCAGGCGCAGGAGCTCGACAAGATGCTCGCCGACCTCGGTACCGGCCTCGACCTGGTGCTGGAGCTGGTGGTCGAGGAGGAAGAGGTGATCCGGCGGCTGTCCGGCCGGCGCACCTGCCGCGGCTGCGGCAAGATCTGGCACGTCGAGTTCGATCCGCCGGCGGTGGCCGGGGTCTGTGACCGGTGCGGCGCCGAGCTGTTCCAGCGCGACGACGACAAGCCGGAGACGATCGCCGAGCGCCTCCGGGTGTACGCGCGGGATACCCAGCCGCTGGTGGCCTACTACGGCGCCCAGGGCAAGCTGGTCGGTCTCGACGCGGTCGGGCCGGTCGAGGACGTGACCCAGCGCGCGTACGACGCTCTCGCGTCCTACGGCGGCTGA
- the map gene encoding type I methionyl aminopeptidase, with protein sequence MFAKQQIQLKTPEQIRMMRRAGLLVADTLAKVRAAVAPGVSTAELDELAEENIRANGGIPNFKGYYGYPATICASVNDQVVHAIPSRKQVLAEGDIISIDAGAIIAGWHGDSAITVPVGEVDPALLRMIEVAEDAMWAGIAAAGTGRKLTDISAAVERSVHAGGPYGIVEGYGGHGIGTEMHQDPHILNYGKPGRGPKLVTGMALAIEPMITMGSPDVVEQDDQWTVVTVDGSRAAHVEHSIALCGDGLWVLTAVDGGKARLGSLASALVDSTE encoded by the coding sequence TTGTTCGCCAAGCAGCAGATCCAGCTCAAGACGCCGGAACAGATTCGGATGATGCGGCGGGCCGGGCTGCTCGTCGCGGACACGCTGGCGAAGGTGCGGGCTGCGGTGGCGCCGGGGGTGTCCACCGCGGAACTGGACGAGCTGGCCGAGGAGAACATCCGGGCCAATGGCGGCATCCCGAACTTCAAGGGCTACTACGGCTATCCGGCGACGATCTGCGCATCGGTCAACGACCAGGTCGTGCACGCGATCCCGAGCCGCAAGCAGGTGCTGGCCGAAGGCGACATCATCTCGATCGACGCCGGCGCGATCATCGCCGGCTGGCACGGCGACTCGGCGATCACCGTACCGGTGGGTGAGGTCGACCCGGCGCTGCTGCGGATGATCGAGGTCGCCGAGGACGCGATGTGGGCGGGTATCGCCGCCGCCGGTACCGGCCGGAAGCTCACCGACATCTCCGCCGCGGTGGAGCGTTCGGTGCACGCCGGCGGGCCGTACGGGATCGTCGAGGGGTACGGCGGGCACGGCATCGGCACCGAGATGCACCAGGACCCGCACATCCTCAACTACGGCAAGCCGGGCCGGGGGCCGAAGCTCGTGACCGGGATGGCGCTGGCCATCGAGCCGATGATCACGATGGGCTCGCCCGACGTGGTGGAGCAGGACGACCAGTGGACGGTGGTGACCGTCGACGGCTCGCGCGCCGCGCACGTGGAGCACTCGATCGCGCTGTGCGGCGACGGCCTGTGGGTGCTGACGGCGGTCGACGGCGGCAAGGCGCGGCTCGGCTCGTTGGCATCGGCTCTGGTCGATTCGACCGAGTGA
- a CDS encoding DUF1707 SHOCT-like domain-containing protein has product MALQRGEGAAVDRQDMRVSDAERQEVAERLRTALGEGRLELDEYDQRVQSAYQAKTYRDLVPLTADLPDVPMPMPPVQARVREQQRSAHPNRTVALLSVVFVFIGLSVLLSVASGGVLVPFWPLFIFGFWGLARSGRYGRH; this is encoded by the coding sequence GTGGCTCTGCAGCGCGGGGAGGGGGCGGCCGTGGACCGGCAGGACATGCGGGTTTCCGATGCCGAGCGGCAGGAGGTTGCCGAGCGGCTGCGCACCGCGCTCGGCGAGGGCCGGCTGGAGCTCGACGAGTACGACCAGCGGGTGCAGTCGGCGTACCAGGCGAAGACCTATCGCGATCTGGTGCCGCTGACCGCGGACCTGCCCGACGTGCCGATGCCGATGCCGCCGGTGCAGGCGCGGGTGCGGGAGCAGCAACGGTCCGCCCATCCGAACCGGACGGTGGCGCTGCTGTCGGTGGTTTTCGTGTTCATCGGCCTGAGCGTGCTGCTCTCGGTGGCCAGCGGTGGGGTGTTGGTGCCGTTCTGGCCGCTGTTCATCTTCGGCTTCTGGGGCCTGGCCCGGTCCGGGCGGTACGGGCGGCATTGA
- the infA gene encoding translation initiation factor IF-1 — translation MPKKDGAIEIEGRVVEPLPNAMFRVELTNGHRVLAHISGKMRQHYIRILPEDRVVVELSPYDLTRGRIVYRYK, via the coding sequence ATGCCGAAAAAGGACGGCGCCATCGAGATCGAGGGCCGTGTCGTCGAGCCCCTGCCGAACGCGATGTTCCGCGTGGAGCTCACCAACGGCCACCGAGTGTTGGCACACATCAGCGGCAAGATGCGGCAGCACTACATTCGCATCCTGCCGGAAGACCGAGTCGTCGTGGAGCTCTCTCCCTACGACCTGACTCGGGGTCGCATCGTCTACCGCTACAAGTAG
- the rpmJ gene encoding 50S ribosomal protein L36 yields MKVKPSVKKICNKCRVIRRHGRVMVICSDPRHKQRQG; encoded by the coding sequence GTGAAGGTAAAGCCGAGCGTCAAGAAGATCTGCAACAAGTGCCGGGTGATCCGTCGCCACGGCCGGGTCATGGTGATCTGCTCCGACCCGCGCCACAAGCAGCGTCAGGGCTGA
- the rpsM gene encoding 30S ribosomal protein S13, with translation MARLVGVDLPREKRLEIALTYIYGVGRTRAAETLAKTGVSPDKRVRDLTDEELVSLRDWIEANYQVEGDLRREVASDIRRKIEIGCYQGIRHRRGLPVRGQRTRTNARGRKGPKRTVAGKKKPGKK, from the coding sequence ATGGCACGTCTGGTTGGCGTCGACCTCCCCCGCGAAAAGCGGCTGGAGATCGCGCTCACGTACATCTACGGGGTGGGCCGGACCCGCGCGGCGGAGACGCTCGCGAAGACCGGTGTCAGCCCGGACAAGCGCGTCCGTGACCTCACCGACGAGGAGCTGGTTTCGCTCCGCGATTGGATCGAGGCCAACTACCAGGTAGAGGGCGACCTTCGCCGCGAGGTTGCTTCGGACATCAGGCGCAAGATCGAGATCGGTTGCTACCAGGGCATCCGGCACCGTCGCGGCCTGCCCGTCCGCGGGCAGCGGACCCGTACCAACGCGCGTGGACGCAAGGGTCCCAAGCGCACCGTCGCCGGCAAGAAGAAGCCCGGCAAGAAGTAG
- the rpsK gene encoding 30S ribosomal protein S11 — MPPKARAGAKKVRRKEKKNVAHGHAHIKSTFNNTIVSITDPTGAVISWASSGQVGFKGSRKSTPFAAQMAAEAAARRAMEHGMRKVDVFVKGPGSGRETAIRSLQGAGLEVGSIQDVTPQPHNGCRPPKRRRV, encoded by the coding sequence ATGCCGCCCAAGGCGCGCGCCGGTGCCAAGAAGGTACGGCGCAAGGAGAAGAAGAACGTGGCCCACGGCCACGCCCACATCAAGAGCACGTTCAACAACACGATCGTGTCGATCACCGACCCCACCGGCGCGGTGATTTCGTGGGCGTCGTCCGGCCAGGTCGGTTTCAAGGGCTCCCGCAAGTCGACCCCGTTCGCGGCGCAGATGGCGGCCGAGGCCGCCGCCCGCCGTGCCATGGAGCACGGCATGCGCAAGGTCGACGTGTTCGTCAAGGGTCCCGGCTCCGGCCGGGAGACCGCGATCCGGTCGCTGCAGGGCGCCGGTCTCGAGGTCGGTTCGATCCAGGACGTCACGCCGCAGCCGCACAACGGATGCCGTCCGCCGAAGCGGCGTCGGGTCTGA
- the rpsD gene encoding 30S ribosomal protein S4, which produces MARYTGADCRRCRREKMKLYLKGSKCEGPKCPLESRPYPPGQHGRGRLKETEYLLQLREKQKAKRVYGVLEKQFVRYYDEANRQKGKTGEALLQLLEMRLDNVLYRAGYAKSRDMARQLIRHGHIVVNGRKVDIPSYQVSEHDIVEVREKSRELTPFVVARAEAGEKTVPAWLEAIPGQLKVLIHSTPARQVIDTPVQEQLIVEYYSK; this is translated from the coding sequence ATGGCTCGTTACACAGGCGCGGACTGCCGCCGGTGCCGTCGCGAGAAGATGAAGCTGTACCTCAAGGGCAGCAAGTGCGAGGGCCCGAAGTGCCCGCTGGAGTCGCGTCCCTACCCGCCCGGTCAGCACGGCCGCGGTCGGCTCAAGGAGACCGAGTACCTGCTCCAGCTGCGTGAGAAGCAGAAGGCCAAGCGGGTCTACGGCGTGCTCGAGAAGCAGTTCGTCCGGTACTACGACGAGGCGAACCGGCAGAAGGGCAAGACCGGTGAGGCGCTGCTGCAGCTGCTGGAGATGCGGCTGGACAACGTGCTCTACCGGGCCGGCTACGCGAAGTCGCGCGACATGGCTCGCCAGCTGATCCGGCACGGTCACATCGTGGTGAACGGCCGCAAGGTCGACATCCCGTCGTACCAGGTCTCCGAGCACGACATCGTCGAGGTCCGGGAGAAGTCCCGCGAGCTGACGCCGTTCGTGGTCGCGCGGGCCGAGGCCGGCGAGAAGACCGTCCCGGCGTGGCTGGAGGCGATCCCCGGCCAGCTGAAGGTCCTGATCCACTCGACGCCGGCCCGGCAGGTCATCGACACGCCGGTGCAGGAGCAGCTCATCGTCGAGTACTACTCGAAGTAA
- a CDS encoding DNA-directed RNA polymerase subunit alpha, whose protein sequence is MLITQRPSLSEESIVENRSRFTIEPLEPGFGYTLGNSLRRTLLSSIPGAAVTSIKIDGVLHEFTTIPGVKEDVVDLVLNIKELTVSSEHDEPVTMYLRKQGPGPVTAGDIQPPAGVEVHNPDLHLATLNDKGRLDMELVVERGRGYVTAAQNKQQGQEIGRIPVDSIYSPVLKVSYRVEATRVEQRTDFDKLILDVETKNSISPRTALASAGSTLVELFGLARELDEAAEGIDIGPSPQDAQLAADLALPIEELDLTVRSYNCLKREGINSVGELLSRTEADLLDIRNFGQKSIDEVKMKLAGMGLGLKDQAPGFDPASVAESFAEPDYDGNDYRETEQL, encoded by the coding sequence GTGCTCATCACCCAGCGGCCGTCGCTGTCCGAGGAATCGATCGTCGAGAACCGTTCGCGGTTCACGATCGAGCCGTTGGAGCCCGGCTTCGGGTACACCCTCGGCAACTCGCTGCGGCGTACCCTGCTCAGCTCGATTCCCGGCGCGGCCGTCACCAGCATCAAGATCGACGGCGTGCTGCACGAGTTCACGACGATCCCCGGGGTCAAGGAGGACGTCGTCGACCTGGTGCTGAACATCAAGGAGCTGACCGTCAGCTCCGAGCACGACGAGCCGGTCACCATGTACCTGCGCAAGCAGGGCCCGGGCCCGGTCACCGCGGGCGACATCCAGCCGCCGGCCGGCGTCGAGGTGCACAACCCCGACCTGCACCTGGCCACCCTGAACGACAAGGGTCGGCTGGACATGGAGCTCGTCGTCGAGCGCGGCCGGGGGTACGTGACCGCGGCGCAGAACAAGCAGCAGGGCCAGGAGATCGGCCGGATCCCGGTCGACTCGATCTACTCGCCGGTGCTCAAGGTCAGCTACCGGGTCGAGGCCACTCGTGTCGAGCAGCGCACCGACTTCGACAAGCTGATCCTGGACGTCGAGACCAAGAACTCGATCTCGCCGCGCACCGCGCTGGCCTCCGCCGGTTCGACCCTGGTCGAGCTGTTCGGGCTGGCCCGGGAGCTGGACGAGGCGGCCGAGGGCATCGACATCGGCCCGTCGCCGCAGGATGCGCAGCTCGCTGCCGATCTGGCGCTGCCGATCGAGGAGCTGGACCTGACCGTCCGGTCGTACAACTGCCTCAAGCGCGAGGGCATCAACAGCGTCGGTGAGCTGCTGTCTCGCACCGAGGCCGACCTGCTGGACATCCGGAACTTCGGGCAGAAGTCCATCGACGAGGTCAAGATGAAGCTGGCCGGTATGGGGCTGGGCCTCAAGGACCAGGCTCCCGGGTTCGACCCCGCCAGCGTCGCGGAGAGCTTCGCCGAGCCGGACTACGACGGCAACGACTACCGCGAGACCGAGCAGCTCTGA
- the rplQ gene encoding 50S ribosomal protein L17, with protein MPKPTRGARLGGSPAHERMLLANLATSLFKHGRITTTEAKAKRVRPLAERMVTFAKRGDLHARRRVATVIRDKDVAYQLFAEIAPRFTARPGGYTRIVKVGPRKGDNAPMAVIELVEELAEPATPARASRPAKKQDNAAALAPEESTPAPAAEADEPAASDESKTEE; from the coding sequence ATGCCCAAGCCGACCAGGGGTGCCCGCCTGGGTGGCAGCCCGGCCCACGAGCGGATGCTGCTGGCGAACCTGGCGACGTCGCTGTTCAAGCACGGCCGGATCACCACCACCGAGGCCAAGGCCAAGCGGGTCCGCCCGCTGGCTGAGCGGATGGTGACCTTCGCCAAGCGCGGCGATCTGCACGCGCGTCGCCGGGTTGCCACCGTCATCCGCGACAAGGACGTGGCGTACCAGCTGTTCGCCGAGATCGCGCCGCGGTTCACCGCCCGGCCGGGTGGCTACACCCGGATCGTGAAGGTGGGTCCGCGCAAGGGCGACAACGCGCCGATGGCCGTCATCGAGCTGGTCGAGGAGCTGGCCGAGCCGGCGACGCCGGCCCGCGCCTCCCGCCCGGCGAAGAAGCAGGACAACGCCGCCGCGCTGGCTCCGGAGGAGTCGACGCCGGCTCCGGCCGCGGAGGCCGACGAGCCGGCCGCGTCCGACGAGAGCAAGACCGAGGAGTAG